From a single Apium graveolens cultivar Ventura chromosome 2, ASM990537v1, whole genome shotgun sequence genomic region:
- the LOC141708011 gene encoding uncharacterized protein LOC141708011 — translation MGKGKLVDGLKQFADKQFQEFNRLYGQQVLQVLDFPIKLVLSPFTLAFDFAGSAPRGFGVPQFISKLSFSTIFVVATLGTYDITCELGKKLLCQRNCRTCNGWQALQCTLCKGIGKVQYQVKRYTLRSGEKATAECIADAIADNRAEIVHLPSSMNFGVPLPSKDCPDCDGSGVMKCPECKGKLQIRISADDIMEPPWKAYDIMRKMDYPYEHIVHSMKDPSIAAFWLITMPQIMGGFSYDDDVKQKIWWQYKESMRYDELRDVVANRKPGWEYLQEALKSIDPARAKDDPIIVRNIPYYRAKKALEAEVMKLDAPPRPQNWGELSLPLDASSWTEEDHKDPIKLDEMRVLLNAQREIADKMLDAQWEAKWRQEQLNKMLIEKVQPYIQNIDNNVLPGPILQPQTSSEKKRKNTQRRWWLF, via the exons ATGGGAAAAGGCAAGCTGGTGGACGGCCTGAAACAATTTGCTGACAAGCAATTTCAGGAATTCAATCGTCTCTACGGGCAGCAGGTTCTACAAGTTTTAGACTTTCCTATCAAACTTGTTCTGTCTCCCTTCACTCTTGCTTTTGACTTTGCTGGTTCTGCTCCTCGTGGTTTCGGCGTCCCCCAGTTCATCTCTAAGCTCTCCTTTTCCACTATTTTC GTTGTTGCTACTCTTGGAACCTATGATATTACATGTGAGCTCGGAAAGAAGTTGTTATGTCAAAG GAATTGTCGGACCTGCAATGGGTGGCAGGCATTGCAGTGTACTTTGTGCAAAGGCATAGGGAAGGTGCAGTATCAGGTGAAACGGTACACCTTGAGAAG TGGAGAAAAAGCAACAGCTGAATGTATTGCAGATGCCATTGCAGATAATCGAGCCGAGATAGTGCATCTTCCTTCTAGCATGAATTTTGGTGTACCTTTGCCGTCAAAAGACTGTCCAGATTGTGATGGATCG GGCGTAATGAAATGTCCTGAATGCAAAGGCAAGCTACAAATAAGGATATCTGCTGATGAT ATTATGGAGCCTCCATGGAAAGCCTATGACATCATGAGAAAAATGGATTACCCTTATGAG CATATAGTTCACAGCATGAAAGATCCCAGTATTGCTGCATTTTGGCTGATTACTATGCCCCAGATAATGGGAGGATTTAGTTATGATGATGATGTCAAACAAAAGATTTGGTGGCAGTACAAG GAATCTATGCGGTATGATGAGCTAAGAGATGTGGTTGCCAATCGCAAGCCTGGATGGGAGTACTTGCAAGAA GCACTAAAATCCATTGATCCTGCTCGCGCTAAGGATGATCCTATTATTGTGAGAAACATACCTTACTACAGGGCCAAGAAGGCACTTGAGGCAGAAGTAATGAAGCTTGATGCTCCCCCACGGCCTCAAAATTGGGGA GAGCTTAGTCTTCCTCTAGATGCATCTTCATGGACCGAGGAAGATCACAAAGATCCCATTAAGTTGGATGAAATGAGAGTTCTTCTTAATGCACAAAGAGAAATAGCTGACAAAATGTTGGATGCCCAATGGGAAGCCAAATGGCGTCAAGAACAG TTGAACAAAATGTTGATTGAGAAGGTACAGCCATACATCCAGAACATAGACAATAATGTCCTACCTGGGCCTATATTACAACCCCAAACGTCATCTGAGAAAAAG AGAAAGAATACACAGCGTCGATGGTGGTTATTTTGA